The following proteins are encoded in a genomic region of Sebastes fasciatus isolate fSebFas1 chromosome 14, fSebFas1.pri, whole genome shotgun sequence:
- the LOC141781806 gene encoding gamma-crystallin M3-like — protein MHGKIIFYEDKNFQGRSYETSSDCADMASHLSRCHSCKVESGCFMVYDRPNYMGNQYFMRRGEYSDYQRMMGFGDCIRSCRNIPMHKGSYKVRLYEGENFGGQMYELNEDCDNIQDRYHMPDCQSCNVMDGHWLMYEQPQYRGRMMYLRPGEYKSFREMGYDGMRFSSIKRITDSC, from the exons ATGCACGGCAAG ATCATCTTTTACGAGGACAAGAACTTCCAGGGTCGCTCCTATGAGACCAGCAGCGACTGCGCTGACATGGCCTCCCACCTGAGCAGGTGCCATTCCTGCAAGGTGGAGAGCGGCTGCTTCATGGTGTACGACCGTCCCAACTACATGGGAAACCAGTACTTCATGAGGAGGGGCGAGTACTCTGACTACCAGCGCATGATGGGATTCGGTGACTGCATCAGGTCCTGCCGTAACATCCCCATG CACAAAGGGTCCTACAAAGTCAGGCTCTATGAGGGGGAGAACTTCGGAGGTCAGATGTACGAGCTGAACGAGGACTGCGACAACATCCAGGACCGCTACCACATGCCCGACTGCCAGTCCTGCAACGTGATGGACGGCCACTGGCTGATGTACGAGCAGCCCCAATACAGAGGCAGGATGATGTACCTGAGGCCCGGAGAGTACAAGAGCTTCAGGGAGATGGGATACGATGGAATGAGATTCAGCTCCATCAAACGCATCACTGACTCCTGTTAA
- the LOC141781804 gene encoding gamma-crystallin M3-like gives MTMGKIIFYEDRNFQGRSYETSSDCADMSSYLSRCHSCRVESGCFMVYDRPNYMGNQYFVRRGEYSDYQRMGMSDCIRSCRNIPMHRGQFRMRIYEKENFGGQMHELNEDCDNMMDRYRMNDCMSCNVMDGHWLMYEQPQYRGRQMYLRPGEYRNFSNMGMDSMKFMSMKRIMDSCY, from the exons ATGACCATGGGCAAG ATCATCTTCTACGAGGACAGGAACTTCCAGGGTCGTTCCTATGAGACCAGCAGCGACTGCGCTGACATGTCCTCCTACCTGAGCAGGTGTCACTCCTGCAGGGTGGAGAGCGGCTGCTTCATGGTCTACGACCGCCCCAACTACATGGGAAACCAGTACTTCGTCAGGAGGGGCGAGTACTCTGACTACCAGCGTATGGGCATGAGTGATTGCATCAGGTCCTGCCGTAACATCCCCATG caCAGAGGCCAGTTCAGGATGAGGATCTACGAGAAGGAGAACTTCGGCGGTCAGATGCACGAGCTGAACGAGGACTGCGACAACATGATGGATCGTTACCGCATGAACGACTGCATGTCCTGCAACGTGATGGACGGCCACTGGCTGATGTACGAGCAGCCCCAGTACAGAGGCAGGCAGATGTACCTGAGGCCCGGAGAGTACAGGAACTTCAGTAACATGGGCATGGACAGCATGAAGTTCATGAGCATGAAGCGCATCATGGACTCCTGCTATTAG
- the LOC141781803 gene encoding gamma-crystallin M1-like: protein MGKIIFYEEKNFQGRSYDCMSDCSDMSSYLSRCQSCRVESGCFMVYERPNYMGQQFFMRKGEYQDMQRMMSMGMMFDNIRSCRMIPYHRGQFRMRIYERENFGGQMNELMDDCDNIMDRYRMNDCQSCNVMDGHWLMYEQPQYRGRMMYMRPGEYKSFRDMGFSGMRFMSMRRITDMC from the exons ATGGGCAAG ATCATCTTTTACGAGGAGAAGAACTTCCAGGGTCGCTCCTATGACTGCATGAGCGACTGCTCTGACATGTCCTCCTACCTGAGCAGGTGCCAGTCCTGCAGGGTGGAGAGCGGCTGCTTCATGGTCTACGAGCGTCCCAACTACATGGGTCAGCAGTTCTTCATGAGGAAGGGAGAGTACCAGGACATGCAGCGCATGATGAGCATGGGAATGATGTTCGACAACATCAGATCCTGCAGAATGATCCCCTAT CACAGAGGCCAGTTCAGGATGAGGATCTACGAGAGGGAGAACTTCGGTGGTCAGATGAATGAGCTGATGGACGACTGTGACAACATCATGGATCGTTACCGTATGAACGACTGCCAGTCCTGCAACGTGATGGACGGCCACTGGCTGATGTACGAGCAGCCCCAGTACAGAGGAAGGATGATGTACATGAGGCCCGGAGAGTACAAGAGCTTCAGGGACATGGGATTCAGCGGCATGAGGTTCATGAGCATGAGGCGTATCACTGATATGTGCTAG
- the LOC141781812 gene encoding gamma-crystallin M2: protein MGKIIFYEDKNFQGRSYECGNDCTDLHSYFSRCNSIRVESGCFMIYERPNFMGHQYYMRRGEYPDYQRWMGFSSCIRSCRMIPLYRGSYRLRIYEKPDFSGHMMEFMDDCPCVSDRFHHRHVYSSNVMNGFWIFYEYPNYRGRQYFLRTGEYRRYRDWCATCAIVGSFRRVTDF, encoded by the exons ATGGGCAAG ATTATCTTTTACGAGGACAAGAACTTCCAGGGTCGGAGCTATGAGTGCGGCAATGACTGCACGGACCTTCACTCGTACTTCAGCCGCTGCAACTCCATCAGGGTGGAGAGCGGCTGCTTCATGATCTATGAGCGACCCAACTTCATGGGCCACCAGTACTACATGAGGAGGGGAGAGTATCCCGACTACCAGAGGTGGATGGGCTTCAGTAGCTGTATCCGCTCGTGCAGGATGATTCCACTG TATCGAGGTTCGTACAGATTGCGCATCTACGAGAAGCCCGACTTCAGCGGTCATATGATGGAGTTCATGGATGACTGCCCCTGTGTGTCTGACCGTTTCCACCACCGCCACGTCTACTCCAGTAATGTTATGAACGGCTTCTGGATCTTCTATGAGTACCCCAACTACCGAGGCAGACAGTACTTCCTGAGAACTGGGGAGTACAGGAGGTACCGCGACTGGTGCGCCACCTGCGCCATCGTCGGGTCCTTCAGGAGGGTCACCGACTTTTAG
- the LOC141781801 gene encoding gamma-crystallin B-like codes for MSNITMGKIVFYEDRNFQGRSHECSSDSADLHSYFNRCNSIRVESGCFMVYERPNYTGNQYYLRRGEYSDNQRMIGMNDCVRSCRMIPQHHGSFKMRLYERFDMSGQMHEVVDDYPNIQDRLSMSDFNSCNVMDGHWLLYDQPNYKGRAYYLRPGEYRRYSDWGGVSPRVGSLRRISDMN; via the exons ATGTCCAACATAACCATGGGAAAG ATCGTATTTTACGAGGACAGGAACTTCCAGGGGCGCTCTCATGAGTGCAGCAGTGACAGCGCCGACCTCCACTCCTACTTCAACAGGTGCAACTCCATCAGGGTGGAGAGCGGTTGCTTCATGGTCTACGAGAGGCCCAACTACACGGGCAACCAGTACTACCTGAGGAGGGGAGAGTACTCTGACAACCAGCGTATGATTGGCATGAACGACTGTGTCAGATCTTGCCGTATGATCCCCCAG CACCACGGCTCCTTCAAGATGAGGCTTTACGAACGCTTCGACATGTCCGGCCAGATGCACGAGGTGGTGGACGACTACCCAAACATCCAGGACCGCCTCAGCATGTCCGACTTCAACTCCTGTAACGTGATGGACGGCCACTGGCTGCTGTACGACCAACCCAACTACAAGGGCAGAGCGTACTACCTGAGGCCCGGAGAGTACCGGAGATACAGCGACTGGGGAGGCGTCAGCCCCAGAGTCGGCTCCCTCAGAAGAATCAGCGACATGAACTAA